In Thermus antranikianii DSM 12462, one DNA window encodes the following:
- a CDS encoding ABC transporter ATP-binding protein: protein MMLEVHRLEAGYGPFQVISDVSLVVRPGEMVALLGPNGAGKTTLLKALMGLTWRRGKIVFQGKSIEHLPPHRIAHLGIAIVLEGRSLFPEMTVYENLLVGAYRPMARQRFKERLSEVYTLFPILKNREKQLAGTLSGGEQQMLAIARALMSAPKLLLVDEPTLGLAPRLGTELLRLLSNLKAEVPILLAEQNVALTLELADRVYVLEEGRVVLEGPAKDMLQDTRVRESYLGIR from the coding sequence CTGATGCTCGAAGTTCACCGTCTCGAGGCAGGCTATGGGCCTTTCCAAGTCATCTCAGACGTAAGCCTAGTGGTACGACCTGGGGAAATGGTAGCCCTCCTGGGACCCAATGGGGCTGGCAAAACCACGCTTTTAAAGGCGCTGATGGGTTTAACCTGGCGTCGCGGGAAAATAGTCTTCCAGGGTAAATCCATAGAACACCTCCCCCCCCACAGAATAGCTCATCTTGGGATAGCCATAGTCCTCGAGGGTAGGAGCCTTTTCCCTGAAATGACCGTATATGAGAACCTTCTTGTCGGGGCTTACCGGCCCATGGCTCGCCAAAGGTTTAAGGAACGTCTAAGCGAGGTCTACACCCTATTCCCCATTCTAAAGAACCGGGAAAAACAACTTGCTGGAACGCTTTCCGGAGGGGAACAACAAATGTTAGCCATCGCAAGAGCCCTGATGTCCGCTCCCAAGTTGCTTCTAGTGGACGAGCCCACGTTGGGTCTTGCACCCCGCCTTGGAACTGAGCTACTTCGGCTCCTGTCCAACCTCAAGGCAGAGGTTCCAATTTTACTTGCTGAGCAGAACGTAGCTTTGACTCTAGAGCTCGCTGACCGCGTTTATGTGCTGGAGGAGGGGCGGGTGGTACTGGAGGGGCCAGCAAAGGATATGCTGCAGGATACGCGCGTGCGCGAAAGCTACTTGGGCATACGCTAA
- a CDS encoding ABC transporter ATP-binding protein: protein MPLYAQNIKVSFGGLLALQGVTLEVKIGYRVGLIGPNGAGKTTLFSVLSGHIRPQEGEVFLDGHRITHLSPETRARLGVGRTFQIPRPFPGLTVYENALVFARFTGRAPNPEKSAQKALEVLDLLKIADVPVEQLNVSQLKRLELARALAAEPRYLLLDEVFAGLNPREKAELAEQVEILAKERNLGLLVVEHDLKTVFRLTQWVYVLSFGSLIAEGPPEAIAQDPKVIEAYTGGVI, encoded by the coding sequence ATGCCACTTTACGCCCAAAACATTAAGGTGAGTTTTGGAGGGCTTCTCGCCCTACAAGGGGTTACCCTTGAGGTAAAGATTGGATACAGGGTGGGACTTATTGGCCCAAATGGCGCAGGTAAAACCACCCTTTTCTCGGTTCTAAGCGGGCACATTCGACCTCAGGAAGGTGAGGTTTTTCTCGATGGACACCGTATCACCCACCTTTCCCCAGAGACACGGGCCCGGCTTGGCGTAGGCCGCACGTTTCAGATCCCCCGTCCCTTTCCTGGCCTCACCGTGTATGAGAACGCTCTCGTTTTCGCTCGCTTTACGGGTCGAGCTCCGAACCCTGAAAAAAGTGCCCAAAAGGCCCTAGAAGTCCTCGACTTACTAAAAATCGCGGATGTTCCAGTCGAACAACTTAACGTAAGCCAACTGAAGAGGTTGGAACTTGCCCGCGCCCTAGCTGCTGAACCTCGCTATCTCCTACTAGATGAGGTTTTCGCCGGCCTCAACCCCAGGGAAAAAGCAGAGCTTGCCGAACAAGTCGAAATTTTGGCTAAGGAACGAAACCTGGGCCTCCTCGTAGTGGAGCACGATCTGAAGACCGTATTCCGCCTAACGCAATGGGTTTATGTGCTATCTTTCGGCTCCCTGATCGCCGAGGGTCCCCCTGAAGCTATAGCCCAGGATCCCAAGGTGATTGAAGCCTACACCGGGGGGGTGATCTGA
- a CDS encoding branched-chain amino acid ABC transporter permease, translated as MKERLPILILFAGLSFLPLFLDDYLRHLLITALVLALLALSWNILGGFAGQISFGHAAFFGLGAYGAGILAKNGFNPWLALFLGSGIALLGGAIALPTLRLRGPYFALAMLAYAEVLRTLAILAENLTGGAAGLFNIPALHLAGIDLSAKLPNFYIALVLLVLGTSVTFYLRYGPLGLGLAALHEEEAAQAGGVPVFRLKALALFASAGLAGLAGAFQALYIRFLEPPYAFSPEWSIYPLVAALLGGKGTVVGPILGTFGLYLGAELVVKQLLERGYHILTGLLVVLVILFLRRGLFGFLEDRYATLRPKH; from the coding sequence ATGAAGGAAAGGCTACCCATTCTCATCCTGTTCGCTGGGCTTTCGTTCCTACCCCTCTTCCTTGATGACTACCTTCGACACCTCTTAATCACTGCTCTAGTCCTTGCCCTACTCGCCCTCTCCTGGAATATTCTAGGGGGCTTCGCAGGCCAAATCTCCTTCGGCCACGCAGCTTTTTTTGGCCTCGGAGCATATGGGGCAGGAATTCTTGCCAAAAATGGATTTAATCCATGGTTAGCTTTATTCCTCGGAAGCGGTATCGCCTTGCTGGGAGGAGCTATAGCGCTCCCTACTCTCCGCCTCAGGGGTCCCTACTTTGCGCTGGCGATGCTGGCCTATGCAGAGGTTCTAAGAACTCTTGCAATCCTCGCAGAGAACCTGACCGGAGGAGCAGCAGGCTTATTCAATATCCCTGCGTTACATCTAGCGGGCATCGATCTTAGCGCAAAATTGCCAAACTTCTACATAGCTCTCGTTCTTCTGGTCCTGGGAACTAGCGTAACCTTCTACCTCCGGTACGGACCTTTAGGGCTAGGGCTTGCCGCTCTCCATGAAGAGGAAGCAGCCCAAGCAGGTGGAGTACCCGTCTTTCGCCTGAAAGCTCTGGCCCTCTTTGCCAGCGCTGGTCTTGCGGGCTTGGCCGGTGCTTTTCAAGCACTGTACATCCGGTTCCTAGAACCACCTTACGCCTTTAGCCCTGAGTGGTCGATCTACCCCCTCGTGGCTGCCCTCTTAGGAGGAAAAGGGACCGTGGTGGGACCTATCCTCGGCACTTTTGGGCTTTATCTGGGGGCGGAGCTAGTGGTTAAACAACTTCTAGAAAGGGGTTACCACATCCTGACTGGCCTGTTGGTGGTTTTGGTGATCCTTTTCCTTCGGCGGGGGCTTTTTGGCTTTTTGGAGGATCGATATGCCACTTTACGCCCAAAACATTAA
- a CDS encoding branched-chain amino acid ABC transporter permease: MELLLSTLASGLSQGGIYALIGVGLSLIFGAMHVVNLAHGEVLVAGALLTYIAASAGLPLPLAIFLGSALGALLGLFLFLLLLPARREPPLSSMVITYGAALILLYGILELFGANLRTLAYQEWVKPVILGPIRLALGELLTTGIALLAVAGVSWFLTKTWMGLGVRALAQHREAAISLGIPPLSAEASAFALGSALAALAGSLLVAVQPISPVAAPLFTVKAFVVVVLAGLLSPSGVALAGLLLGTVESLSTLLNPALGELLTFSVFILILLFKPEGLFGKRRRA; this comes from the coding sequence ATGGAACTGTTGCTGAGTACATTAGCTTCGGGCCTTTCCCAAGGGGGAATCTACGCTCTCATTGGGGTGGGGCTCTCTCTGATCTTTGGAGCCATGCATGTGGTTAACTTGGCTCACGGTGAGGTGCTGGTAGCCGGAGCCCTTCTGACCTACATAGCAGCCAGCGCAGGTCTACCTCTTCCTCTAGCCATTTTCCTTGGCAGTGCCCTGGGGGCGCTGCTTGGGTTATTCTTGTTCTTGCTTCTCCTACCGGCACGACGAGAGCCCCCCTTAAGCAGCATGGTAATAACCTATGGGGCAGCTTTAATTCTCCTTTACGGTATTTTAGAACTCTTCGGGGCAAATCTTCGCACCCTGGCCTACCAAGAATGGGTGAAGCCTGTGATCCTAGGCCCAATCCGGCTCGCCTTAGGAGAACTCCTTACCACAGGGATTGCGCTTTTGGCTGTAGCCGGAGTATCCTGGTTCCTTACAAAAACTTGGATGGGCCTCGGAGTTCGAGCCTTGGCTCAGCATAGAGAAGCAGCCATTTCCCTGGGAATTCCACCTCTCTCCGCAGAAGCCTCGGCTTTCGCCCTTGGCTCGGCGCTGGCCGCTCTTGCGGGTAGCCTTCTAGTTGCCGTTCAACCCATTTCCCCGGTAGCAGCTCCCCTTTTCACCGTCAAAGCCTTTGTGGTAGTGGTCTTGGCAGGCTTGCTATCGCCCTCGGGCGTAGCCCTGGCCGGGCTACTCCTTGGCACAGTGGAGAGCCTGAGCACCCTCCTAAACCCTGCCTTGGGAGAGCTTCTGACATTTTCCGTATTCATCCTGATCCTCCTTTTTAAGCCTGAAGGGCTTTTTGGGAAAAGGAGGAGAGCATGA
- a CDS encoding ABC transporter substrate-binding protein gives MIRKFIALLLFASGLAFGQYKIGAHLPLTGNLARIGNEMANGVQLAVEHFNARAPFRVELVLLDDESSPAKAVAAVERLVGRERVLGITGGYGSNIIGPASEVAERARVPYITSGGLARDLTERGFRYFFRFTNVEGYTVVADLIAKGFGAKQVALAHDDGAGGTDVARAVRAKLQALGLRLVFDSSYPGRATDLKPLLEQVSRSGADVLVFIGYENNYATVLRGAQVVRPKVNAFVGLYSLITPSLLQDLGPLMEGVYGTEPWTDGSAPLRLRAQEAKFVRDYRDRFRQRPGYLAALGYVQTQLLLEALAKAVASGNPTPQAVRDALASSRGETLVSEVRFDEKGDNILYRTVVSQVQGGKGVPVWPRERAYGRFVYPKVPW, from the coding sequence ATGATCAGGAAGTTCATAGCCCTTCTCCTCTTCGCTTCAGGTTTGGCCTTTGGCCAATATAAGATTGGCGCGCACCTACCACTGACAGGCAACCTGGCTCGTATCGGAAACGAAATGGCCAACGGCGTGCAACTCGCGGTCGAACACTTTAACGCTCGCGCACCGTTCCGAGTAGAGCTGGTTCTCCTTGACGACGAAAGTTCACCCGCCAAAGCTGTGGCTGCTGTAGAGCGTCTTGTGGGCCGAGAACGAGTCCTGGGCATTACGGGGGGATACGGCTCCAACATCATTGGTCCTGCGTCGGAAGTAGCTGAGCGAGCCCGGGTACCTTACATCACAAGTGGAGGCCTAGCCCGGGATCTCACCGAACGCGGGTTCCGCTACTTTTTCCGGTTCACCAACGTGGAAGGCTATACGGTAGTAGCTGACCTAATCGCCAAGGGCTTTGGAGCTAAGCAGGTGGCCCTAGCCCACGATGACGGAGCAGGAGGAACGGACGTAGCCCGAGCAGTTCGGGCCAAGCTTCAGGCCCTAGGGCTAAGACTGGTTTTTGACAGTAGCTACCCGGGACGTGCTACGGATCTGAAGCCTCTTCTTGAACAAGTCAGTCGCTCAGGAGCAGATGTGCTCGTTTTCATCGGCTACGAGAATAATTACGCCACAGTCCTAAGGGGAGCACAAGTCGTTCGACCAAAGGTGAATGCCTTTGTGGGCCTCTATAGCCTAATCACCCCCTCACTTCTCCAAGATTTGGGGCCCCTCATGGAGGGAGTCTATGGAACAGAACCCTGGACAGATGGTTCCGCTCCTCTGAGGCTTCGAGCCCAAGAAGCAAAGTTTGTTCGGGACTACCGTGACCGATTCCGGCAACGGCCTGGATACCTTGCTGCATTGGGATACGTTCAAACACAACTCTTACTTGAAGCCTTAGCTAAAGCGGTAGCCTCCGGTAACCCCACTCCCCAGGCTGTTCGAGATGCCTTGGCGTCAAGCCGAGGAGAAACCTTGGTTTCGGAGGTTCGCTTTGACGAAAAGGGGGATAACATCCTCTATCGAACCGTGGTTTCCCAAGTCCAGGGAGGGAAAGGCGTTCCGGTTTGGCCTCGGGAGCGAGCATACGGTCGCTTCGTATATCCTAAGGTTCCCTGGTGA
- a CDS encoding MaoC/PaaZ C-terminal domain-containing protein: protein MPMYFEDFQVGQRFTTPARTVTEADVVNFAGVSGDYNPIHTDAEFAKNTPFGQRIAHGLLVLSMLTGLRQRSGHFEGTIIAWMEIRNYKFLKPVFIGDTVRGESEILEKHETSKPDRGVVVQRVRVLNQRDEVVQEGEFVTLVRRKPQE, encoded by the coding sequence ATGCCCATGTACTTTGAGGACTTCCAGGTAGGCCAGCGCTTCACCACCCCAGCCCGCACGGTAACCGAGGCAGACGTGGTGAACTTTGCCGGAGTTTCCGGGGACTACAACCCCATCCACACCGACGCAGAATTTGCGAAGAACACCCCCTTCGGCCAGCGCATCGCCCATGGGCTTCTGGTCCTTTCCATGCTCACCGGCCTTCGGCAGCGGAGCGGACACTTTGAGGGCACCATTATCGCCTGGATGGAGATCCGCAACTACAAGTTCCTGAAGCCCGTATTTATAGGGGACACCGTGAGGGGGGAAAGCGAGATCCTGGAGAAGCATGAAACCAGTAAGCCCGACCGGGGTGTGGTGGTACAGCGGGTACGGGTCCTGAACCAGCGGGACGAGGTGGTTCAGGAAGGGGAATTCGTCACCTTGGTCCGCAGGAAACCCCAGGAATAG
- a CDS encoding acyl-CoA dehydrogenase family protein, producing MEIPEHKEIRQLARRFLEEAGPALAEYEAQEAFPWPLVKRMGELGFLGVFVPEELGGAGLDFWAYIALLEELGGYASLRSILSVQQSLVLTPLLTYGTPEQKKRYIPRLARGEILGAYGLTEPEAGSDAGSLRTRAHREGDHYVLEGQKTFISHANVAQVFLIFAKTDPEKGSRGITAFLVEREDGVRTTPLKGKLGLRAADTGMIFLEGVRIPKDRVLGEEGQGFKIALSTLDTGRVSLAAGAVGLMQRALDLSLRYAKERHQFGRPIASFQLVQAHLAQMKLDLEASRLLTYQAVAKKLKGERYTLEASMAKLFASEAANRVAYRAIQVHGGYGFFEEYEVARLYRDARILTLYEGTSEVQTLVIGAHLTGIKAFGEG from the coding sequence ATGGAGATTCCCGAGCACAAGGAAATTCGACAGCTAGCTAGGCGCTTTCTGGAAGAAGCAGGTCCTGCTTTGGCGGAGTACGAGGCCCAGGAAGCCTTTCCTTGGCCCCTGGTGAAGCGGATGGGGGAGCTGGGCTTCCTGGGGGTATTCGTGCCCGAGGAGCTGGGAGGAGCTGGCCTGGACTTTTGGGCCTACATCGCCCTTCTGGAGGAGCTTGGGGGCTACGCTTCGCTGCGCTCCATCCTTTCCGTGCAGCAAAGCCTGGTCCTCACCCCTCTCCTCACCTACGGCACCCCTGAGCAGAAGAAGCGCTACATCCCCCGCCTGGCCCGGGGGGAGATCCTAGGGGCCTACGGCCTGACCGAGCCTGAGGCGGGCTCAGATGCAGGAAGCCTCCGCACCCGGGCTCACCGGGAGGGCGATCACTATGTGCTGGAAGGACAGAAGACCTTCATCTCCCACGCCAACGTGGCCCAGGTGTTCCTCATCTTCGCCAAAACCGATCCAGAGAAGGGCAGCAGGGGCATTACCGCCTTCCTGGTGGAACGGGAGGACGGAGTACGCACCACGCCGTTAAAGGGGAAACTGGGGCTTAGGGCTGCGGACACGGGTATGATCTTCCTGGAGGGGGTGCGCATACCCAAGGACAGGGTTTTGGGAGAGGAGGGACAGGGCTTCAAAATCGCCCTTTCCACCCTGGATACCGGCCGGGTTTCCCTGGCGGCGGGAGCGGTGGGGCTGATGCAAAGGGCCTTGGACCTATCCCTACGCTACGCCAAGGAAAGGCACCAGTTTGGAAGGCCCATCGCCAGCTTTCAGCTAGTACAGGCGCATCTGGCCCAGATGAAGCTGGACCTCGAGGCAAGCCGCCTCCTCACCTACCAGGCGGTGGCCAAGAAGCTTAAGGGGGAGCGGTATACCCTCGAGGCCAGCATGGCCAAGCTCTTTGCTTCCGAAGCTGCCAACCGCGTGGCCTACCGGGCTATCCAGGTCCACGGGGGCTACGGCTTCTTCGAGGAGTACGAGGTGGCCCGGCTTTATCGGGATGCCCGCATCCTCACCCTTTACGAGGGAACCAGCGAGGTGCAGACCCTGGTGATCGGAGCCCACCTCACCGGGATCAAAGCTTTTGGAGAAGGCTAA
- a CDS encoding TetR/AcrR family transcriptional regulator, translating to MGTATRDRILEEAARLFTERGYEATSVQDLAEALGLSKAALYHHFRSKEEVLYEISLQALEGLRRQGEKALSEPNPKVALLRFMEGHARFFEENRPFFVAMLQGLQSLSPDKRALTISLRDRYEGMLRSILERGMEMGVFRPLDVSLTARAILSLLNWMIRWFRPGGPLRAEEVARFYFDLILRGLENGDSRAQGNSTAS from the coding sequence ATGGGAACCGCCACACGCGACCGCATCCTGGAAGAAGCCGCCCGGCTTTTTACGGAAAGAGGCTACGAGGCGACCAGTGTCCAAGATCTGGCCGAGGCGCTGGGCCTCTCTAAGGCGGCGTTGTACCACCATTTTCGGAGCAAGGAGGAGGTCCTCTACGAGATCAGCCTGCAGGCCTTGGAAGGCCTTCGCCGCCAAGGAGAAAAGGCCCTATCCGAACCCAACCCCAAGGTAGCCCTTCTGCGCTTCATGGAAGGCCATGCCCGTTTCTTTGAGGAGAACCGGCCTTTTTTCGTGGCCATGCTTCAGGGCCTGCAGAGTCTCTCTCCCGACAAGAGAGCCCTCACCATCTCCCTACGCGACCGGTACGAGGGCATGCTCCGAAGCATCCTGGAGCGGGGCATGGAAATGGGGGTCTTCCGCCCCCTGGATGTGAGCCTCACAGCCCGGGCCATCCTCTCCCTCCTCAACTGGATGATCCGCTGGTTCCGCCCGGGCGGGCCCTTGCGGGCGGAGGAGGTAGCCAGGTTCTACTTCGATCTCATCCTTAGGGGGTTAGAAAATGGAGATTCCCGAGCACAAGGAAATTCGACAGCTAGCTAG
- the fbp gene encoding fructose-1,6-bisphosphate aldolase/phosphatase — protein sequence MKITLSVLKADIGSIGGHTLPSRRVLTKVEEVVREEVGRLLLDAHVFHIGDDIVLLFSHIHGIRNAAIHELAWKAFREGTQVAKEEGLYGAGQDLLKDAFSGNLHGLGPQVAEMEFEERPAEPFMVLAADKTEPGAFNLPLYLVFADPMYSSGLLLSSELRPGFRFRIMDLAQTERDSYIVLDAPERLYDIAALLRDSHRFGIESIWSRRYGEIAAVVSTTRLRNIAGRYVGKDDPVAIIRTQKIFPATEEFGPPFALAPFVAGDTRGSHHLPLMPVKANTPASTFFCVPMVCGLAFSLKEGRFSEPVDLFADPVWDTVRAKVVEKAQEMRRQGFYGPAMLPMEELEYTGIAERLKELEREFS from the coding sequence ATGAAGATTACCCTTAGTGTCCTCAAGGCCGACATCGGTTCCATCGGAGGCCACACCTTGCCCAGCCGCAGGGTGTTGACCAAGGTGGAGGAGGTGGTACGGGAGGAGGTGGGCCGTTTGCTCTTGGACGCCCACGTGTTCCATATTGGGGACGACATTGTCCTCCTCTTCTCGCATATCCACGGCATTCGAAACGCAGCCATCCACGAGCTGGCCTGGAAAGCCTTCCGGGAAGGCACCCAGGTGGCCAAGGAGGAGGGTCTTTATGGGGCCGGGCAGGATCTTTTGAAGGATGCCTTCTCCGGTAACCTCCATGGCCTGGGACCCCAGGTGGCGGAGATGGAATTCGAGGAGCGGCCCGCTGAGCCCTTTATGGTCCTGGCCGCCGATAAGACCGAGCCCGGGGCCTTCAACCTCCCCCTATACCTGGTCTTCGCCGACCCCATGTACTCCTCCGGCCTCTTGCTCTCCTCGGAGTTGCGTCCGGGTTTCCGTTTCCGCATTATGGACCTAGCCCAGACGGAGAGGGATAGCTACATTGTTCTGGATGCTCCCGAAAGGCTTTATGACATAGCCGCCTTACTTAGGGACTCCCACCGCTTTGGGATAGAGTCCATTTGGTCCCGGCGCTATGGGGAGATAGCCGCGGTGGTGAGCACCACGCGCTTGCGGAACATTGCCGGGCGCTACGTGGGTAAAGACGATCCCGTGGCCATCATCCGCACCCAGAAAATCTTCCCAGCAACGGAGGAGTTCGGTCCACCCTTTGCCCTGGCACCCTTCGTGGCCGGGGATACCCGGGGAAGCCACCACCTGCCCCTCATGCCCGTCAAGGCCAACACTCCCGCTTCTACCTTTTTCTGCGTGCCCATGGTGTGCGGGCTGGCCTTTTCCCTCAAGGAGGGTCGCTTCTCTGAGCCTGTGGATCTCTTTGCGGATCCGGTGTGGGATACGGTGCGGGCCAAGGTGGTGGAAAAAGCTCAGGAAATGCGCCGCCAGGGATTTTACGGCCCCGCCATGTTGCCCATGGAGGAGCTGGAGTACACGGGCATTGCCGAGCGGCTTAAGGAGCTTGAACGGGAATTCTCCTAG
- a CDS encoding gamma-glutamyltransferase family protein, which produces MDLTHYPYPSRRYVVLGRRGAVATSQPLAALAGMEMLLKGGNAVDAAIAMAATLTVVEPTSNGIGGDLFAMVWDGRLHGLNASGKSPLSLTPERIPEGGMPERGWLPVTVPGAVSGWRALHERFGRLPFPEVLSPAIRYAEEGFPVGPETARAWRRAEGIYLPLKGPEFRPFQETFFPQGRAPRAGEVWRSPGHAKTLREIAHTYGESFYRGRLAEAMAGFSEATGGLLSLEDLRAHEAEWVEPLSLEYRGLTVHELPPNGQGIATLLALAILEGFELRPEDPFSYHLQIEAMRLALADAFRYVADPRYLEKPPQALLSPEYVASRRKLIGERALPQALPGVRPEGTVYLAAADGELMVSLIQSNYQGFGSGILIPETGIALQNRGLGFSLEEGHPNRVGPGKRPYHTIIPGFLTREGKALGPFGVMGGYMQPQGHLQVVVGLTNFGLNPQAALDRPRWQVVPGRGGEDRVVLEPGIPQATALLLRDLGHRVEYGMEPGYFGRGQVILRQGEVLVAGSDPRAEGLALVW; this is translated from the coding sequence ATGGACCTTACCCATTATCCTTACCCTTCCCGGCGTTATGTGGTTCTTGGCCGGCGTGGGGCGGTGGCCACCAGCCAACCCCTGGCGGCTTTGGCGGGGATGGAGATGCTGCTTAAGGGGGGAAACGCGGTGGATGCGGCCATCGCCATGGCGGCCACCCTCACGGTGGTAGAGCCCACCAGCAATGGGATCGGGGGCGACCTTTTTGCCATGGTGTGGGATGGACGGCTCCACGGGCTGAACGCTTCTGGGAAAAGCCCCTTAAGCCTGACCCCCGAGCGGATTCCCGAGGGGGGAATGCCGGAGAGGGGCTGGCTCCCGGTGACGGTGCCCGGAGCGGTCTCGGGGTGGCGGGCTTTGCACGAGCGCTTCGGCAGGCTACCGTTCCCCGAGGTTCTTTCCCCCGCCATCCGCTACGCGGAGGAGGGCTTCCCCGTGGGACCGGAGACGGCCCGGGCCTGGCGCAGGGCGGAAGGGATTTACCTTCCCCTCAAGGGCCCGGAATTCCGGCCTTTCCAGGAAACCTTTTTTCCCCAAGGAAGGGCCCCCCGGGCCGGGGAGGTGTGGCGAAGCCCGGGACACGCCAAGACCTTGCGGGAGATCGCCCATACCTACGGGGAAAGCTTTTACCGGGGGAGATTGGCTGAGGCCATGGCGGGGTTCAGCGAGGCCACGGGAGGCCTCCTCAGCCTGGAGGACCTCAGGGCCCACGAAGCGGAGTGGGTGGAACCCCTCTCCCTGGAGTACCGGGGCCTTACCGTCCACGAACTGCCGCCCAACGGGCAGGGAATCGCTACGTTGTTGGCCCTGGCCATTCTGGAGGGCTTCGAACTCAGACCGGAAGACCCCTTCAGCTATCACCTGCAGATCGAGGCCATGCGCCTGGCCCTGGCGGACGCCTTCCGCTACGTGGCCGACCCCCGGTACCTGGAGAAGCCTCCCCAGGCCCTGCTTTCCCCCGAATACGTGGCCTCCCGCCGAAAACTCATCGGGGAACGAGCCCTGCCCCAGGCCCTCCCTGGGGTGAGACCCGAGGGAACCGTCTACCTGGCGGCGGCGGACGGGGAACTCATGGTCTCCCTCATCCAGTCCAACTACCAGGGTTTCGGCTCGGGGATCCTGATCCCGGAAACGGGGATTGCCTTGCAGAACCGGGGACTAGGCTTTTCCCTGGAGGAGGGCCACCCCAACCGGGTGGGACCGGGTAAACGGCCCTACCACACCATCATCCCGGGATTTCTCACCCGGGAGGGCAAGGCGCTGGGCCCCTTTGGGGTGATGGGGGGCTATATGCAGCCCCAGGGACACCTGCAGGTGGTGGTGGGCCTGACGAACTTTGGCTTGAACCCCCAGGCGGCGCTGGACCGGCCGCGGTGGCAGGTGGTGCCGGGTAGGGGAGGGGAGGACCGGGTGGTGCTGGAACCGGGGATTCCGCAGGCCACGGCCTTGCTCCTGCGGGACCTGGGCCACCGGGTGGAGTACGGGATGGAGCCCGGATACTTTGGGCGGGGCCAGGTGATCCTGCGTCAGGGTGAGGTGTTGGTGGCGGGTTCGGATCCTAGGGCGGAGGGGTTGGCCTTGGTGTGGTAG